A single region of the Prochlorococcus marinus str. MIT 0917 genome encodes:
- the hemH gene encoding ferrochelatase gives MARVGVLLLNLGGPERIKDVGPFLYNLFSDPEIIRLPVRAFQKPLAWLISLLRSSKSQEAYRSIGGGSPLRRITEQQARELQSYLRNIGIDATTYVAMRYWHPFTESAVADMKADGVSEVVVLPLYPHFSISTSGSSFRELKRLKDADSEFAGLSIRCIRSWFDHPSYVSSMAELIKKQILACDLPQEAHVFFTAHGVPKSYVEEAGDPYQDQIQNCSLLIIDQLENALEFSNSFSLAYQSRVGPEEWLKPYTEEVLEKLGKSGVKELVVVPISFVSEHIETLQEIDIEYKEIAQKNGIVNFKRVQALDTYPLFIEGLADLVSSCLNGEGISLEEASKLPERVKLYPQEKWQWGWNNSSEVWNGRVAMIVFLCFLMELIIGDGPLHQIGLL, from the coding sequence ATGGCTCGGGTTGGTGTCCTCTTATTAAATCTCGGAGGTCCTGAGAGGATTAAGGACGTAGGCCCGTTTTTGTATAATTTATTTTCTGATCCAGAGATAATTCGTTTGCCAGTTCGTGCTTTTCAAAAACCTCTGGCTTGGCTTATAAGCTTATTAAGAAGTAGTAAATCACAAGAGGCATATAGATCGATTGGAGGCGGATCACCTTTACGTCGTATTACCGAGCAGCAGGCAAGAGAACTTCAAAGTTATCTTAGAAATATAGGAATAGACGCTACAACATATGTTGCTATGAGGTATTGGCATCCTTTCACTGAGTCAGCAGTAGCGGATATGAAGGCTGACGGTGTTAGCGAAGTTGTTGTTTTACCTCTTTATCCCCATTTTTCTATAAGTACAAGTGGATCCAGCTTTAGAGAATTGAAAAGGTTAAAAGATGCTGACTCTGAGTTTGCAGGATTATCAATTCGTTGTATTCGTAGTTGGTTTGATCATCCATCCTATGTTTCTTCAATGGCTGAATTAATAAAGAAACAAATATTAGCTTGTGATTTACCCCAAGAGGCCCACGTTTTTTTTACGGCACATGGTGTTCCAAAAAGCTATGTAGAAGAAGCTGGAGATCCTTATCAAGATCAAATACAGAACTGTTCACTTTTGATTATTGACCAGCTTGAAAATGCGCTTGAATTCAGCAATTCATTCTCGCTCGCTTATCAAAGTAGAGTGGGGCCAGAAGAGTGGCTAAAACCATATACCGAAGAAGTATTAGAAAAACTTGGAAAATCCGGTGTTAAGGAACTTGTCGTGGTCCCAATAAGTTTTGTGAGTGAGCATATTGAAACTCTCCAAGAAATTGATATTGAGTATAAAGAAATTGCTCAGAAAAATGGAATTGTTAATTTTAAAAGAGTTCAAGCTCTTGATACCTATCCGTTGTTTATTGAAGGATTGGCTGATCTTGTTTCTTCTTGCTTAAACGGCGAGGGGATTAGTTTAGAGGAAGCATCGAAATTGCCAGAAAGAGTAAAACTTTATCCTCAAGAGAAATGGCAATGGGGTTGGAATAACAGCTCTGAAGTTTGGAATGGAAGAGTTGCAATGATTGTTTTTCTTTGTTTCTTGATGGAATTAATAATTGGGGATGGACCTTTACACCAAATAGGTTTGCTTTAA
- the ilvB gene encoding biosynthetic-type acetolactate synthase large subunit, whose product MTLISKPNQIGDSGTQTQNEISGADALMDSLRRHGVDTIFGYPGGAILPIYDAVFKAEQEGWLKHILVRHEQGGTHAADGFARATGKVGVCFGTSGPGATNLVTGIATAQMDSVPLVVITGQVPRPAIGTDAFQETDIFGITLPIVKHSWVVRDPSEIAKVVAQAFLIASSGRPGPVLIDIPKDVGQEMFKYLPVEPGSIKPPGFELPFAPEHKAIRAALDLIENAEQPLLYVGGGVISSGAHETLAAIAHRYQIPVTTTLMGKGAFDEREPLSVGMLGMHGTAYANFAVTECDLLIAIGARFDDRVTGKLDTFAPKAKVIHFEIDPAEINKNRVVEVSVLGDVGISLVKLLDLSNQRKTNPRTSNWLNKIKNWKNNFPLITPPKEGEIYPQEVLIALRDLAQDAYITTDVGQHQMWAAQYLLNGPRQWISSAGLGTMGFGMPAAMGVKVALPKEQVICIAGDASILMNIQELGTIAQYKLNIKVIIINNHWQGMVRQWQESFYDERYSASNMSVGEPDFISLSKAFGIEGIVISERDNLIPELHKALANEGPVLVNVNVRKGENCYPMVPPGKSNAQMVGIPEIKK is encoded by the coding sequence GTGACCCTGATTTCTAAGCCTAACCAAATAGGAGATTCAGGAACACAAACTCAAAATGAGATCTCAGGAGCTGACGCCCTGATGGATTCTCTTCGTAGGCATGGAGTAGATACTATTTTTGGATATCCAGGTGGAGCTATTCTCCCAATATATGATGCCGTTTTTAAAGCAGAACAAGAGGGGTGGTTAAAACATATTCTTGTTCGACATGAGCAAGGTGGAACTCATGCCGCAGATGGTTTTGCTAGAGCGACTGGGAAAGTAGGTGTTTGTTTTGGTACATCAGGTCCTGGAGCTACGAATCTAGTCACAGGGATAGCCACCGCTCAGATGGATTCTGTTCCTCTTGTCGTCATAACAGGACAAGTCCCTAGACCTGCTATTGGTACTGATGCTTTTCAAGAAACAGATATTTTTGGGATAACACTTCCAATTGTTAAACATTCATGGGTCGTAAGAGATCCATCTGAAATTGCAAAAGTTGTAGCGCAAGCTTTTCTTATTGCCTCATCGGGGAGACCAGGACCTGTTCTGATTGATATACCAAAAGATGTTGGACAAGAGATGTTTAAATATCTTCCTGTTGAACCAGGTTCAATAAAGCCACCAGGATTTGAATTACCATTCGCGCCGGAACATAAAGCTATAAGAGCAGCCTTAGATTTAATTGAAAATGCTGAGCAACCACTCCTTTATGTTGGAGGGGGTGTTATTTCTTCGGGGGCACATGAAACTCTTGCCGCGATTGCTCATAGATATCAAATACCCGTAACAACAACTTTAATGGGAAAGGGTGCGTTTGATGAACGTGAGCCTTTATCTGTTGGGATGCTAGGTATGCACGGAACAGCTTATGCCAATTTTGCTGTTACTGAATGTGATTTGTTGATTGCTATTGGAGCAAGATTTGACGACAGAGTTACTGGTAAATTAGATACTTTTGCTCCTAAAGCAAAAGTAATTCATTTTGAGATTGATCCGGCTGAAATAAATAAAAATAGAGTAGTTGAAGTTTCTGTATTAGGTGATGTTGGAATTAGCCTTGTTAAATTATTAGATCTCAGTAATCAAAGAAAAACAAATCCAAGAACTTCCAACTGGCTTAACAAAATTAAAAACTGGAAAAATAATTTTCCTTTGATAACTCCCCCTAAAGAAGGAGAAATTTATCCACAGGAAGTGTTAATAGCGTTAAGAGATTTGGCACAAGATGCTTACATTACAACTGATGTTGGACAACATCAGATGTGGGCAGCTCAATATTTGTTGAATGGACCAAGGCAATGGATTAGCAGTGCTGGACTTGGAACAATGGGTTTTGGAATGCCCGCTGCAATGGGAGTCAAAGTTGCTTTACCTAAGGAGCAAGTAATTTGCATCGCCGGTGATGCAAGTATCCTCATGAACATTCAGGAGCTTGGAACTATTGCTCAATACAAATTGAATATAAAAGTAATTATAATTAATAATCATTGGCAAGGGATGGTTAGGCAATGGCAAGAAAGTTTTTATGATGAAAGATATTCTGCCTCTAACATGTCTGTTGGGGAACCTGATTTTATTTCGCTATCTAAGGCTTTTGGGATTGAGGGTATTGTGATTTCTGAAAGAGACAACTTAATCCCTGAACTTCACAAAGCATTGGCGAATGAAGGACCAGTTCTTGTTAACGTAAATGTTAGAAAAGGTGAAAATTGTTACCCCATGGTGCCACCCGGGAAAAGTAATGCTCAAATGGTTGGTATACCTGAGATTAAGAAATAA
- a CDS encoding nuclease, whose protein sequence is MEVDAAEILQVTSSSVLLIGDHNRTYTVKLACTEISPDLEEKSQKWLKKQLPRHTKVNLKPKGSVDGILVAKVIPFDSDIDINEKYINEGFATNKC, encoded by the coding sequence TTGGAAGTTGATGCAGCTGAAATCTTGCAAGTGACTAGCTCGTCTGTTTTGCTTATTGGAGATCATAACCGTACCTATACTGTGAAATTAGCATGTACAGAAATCAGCCCTGATTTAGAAGAGAAATCTCAAAAGTGGCTCAAAAAACAACTGCCAAGACATACAAAAGTAAATTTAAAACCAAAAGGATCGGTCGATGGTATCCTTGTCGCTAAAGTTATTCCTTTTGATAGTGATATTGACATAAATGAGAAATATATAAATGAAGGATTTGCAACAAATAAATGCTAA
- a CDS encoding Tab2/Atab2 family RNA-binding protein — MIASKESELKKAEWEIDFYSRPIIDENGKKRWELLITSTNNFKDTKTFKWEKICPASSVNSIWLKDALEEAIDEASSQGWNKPSVIRCWRSSMKTMIKRAAEQIGIELISSRRTYSLLEWLIDRERSFYPQQKGYTGVNLAPPSNPITNQAIPLPEEVRGDSWSFASLSLNTLKEADEWAIEFSKLIPIKDSINQNISIPGIRLFSSKRSLALAAWLGGLEPARLLIEGTQIILEAGQADRWLVTDVEEEAKQAIENNFLNTKLNADGLQFISVQKSPEENSLDGFWMLKDIGEI, encoded by the coding sequence GTGATCGCTTCAAAAGAATCTGAATTAAAAAAGGCAGAATGGGAAATAGACTTTTATTCCCGCCCAATAATTGATGAAAATGGAAAAAAAAGATGGGAATTACTAATTACATCTACAAATAATTTCAAAGATACGAAAACATTTAAATGGGAAAAAATATGTCCAGCATCAAGTGTTAACTCTATTTGGTTAAAAGACGCATTAGAAGAAGCTATTGATGAAGCATCTTCACAAGGTTGGAATAAACCTTCCGTTATTCGTTGCTGGCGTTCCTCTATGAAAACAATGATAAAACGTGCAGCAGAGCAAATAGGAATTGAACTTATTTCAAGCAGAAGAACATATTCATTATTGGAATGGCTTATTGATAGAGAAAGGAGTTTTTATCCTCAGCAAAAAGGATATACCGGCGTAAATCTTGCTCCTCCTTCAAACCCAATTACAAACCAAGCGATCCCATTACCAGAGGAAGTAAGAGGTGACTCCTGGAGTTTTGCTTCCCTATCTCTAAATACACTTAAAGAGGCTGATGAATGGGCAATAGAGTTCTCCAAGTTAATTCCCATAAAAGATTCAATTAATCAAAATATTTCTATTCCAGGTATTAGACTTTTTAGTTCAAAAAGATCCTTAGCACTTGCCGCTTGGCTTGGGGGACTTGAGCCAGCAAGGCTTTTAATAGAAGGCACCCAAATAATTTTAGAAGCAGGGCAAGCTGATAGATGGTTGGTAACTGATGTCGAAGAAGAAGCAAAACAAGCTATTGAGAATAATTTTCTAAATACAAAGCTAAATGCAGATGGTCTTCAATTTATTTCAGTTCAAAAAAGCCCTGAAGAAAATTCTCTAGATGGGTTTTGGATGCTAAAGGATATTGGAGAAATTTAA
- a CDS encoding S1 RNA-binding domain-containing protein, producing the protein MHISRKTEEELINEGSSDKELSEQTKDKRFDEKVLAKKEISKLNKAPEQQKLIQEDSSDSFQATTMEDLLRSEKNSDYKKNIEDFDDQNVFNQKSRTVDEFDFDEDEFLAALEENQPIGTTGEIAKGSVIAVESDGIYVDIGGKAPGFMPKNECGLGVITNLKERFPKGLTVEVLVTREQNADGMVTISCRALELRKSWNKVQNLAKEGKVIRVKVNGFNRGGVTCDFEGLRGFIPRSQLEDGENHQSLVSKTINTAFLEVNPERRKLVLSEKKAAIASRFSELEIGQLIEGEILTIKPYGFFVDLKGVSGLLHHSMVTNGSMRSLREVFQTGESIKALVTDLDPSRGRIGLNTALLEGPPGELITDKAKVMEEANERAIKARNSLNKEKVDPHKEEKDINLSS; encoded by the coding sequence ATGCATATCAGTAGAAAGACTGAGGAAGAATTAATTAATGAAGGATCATCTGATAAAGAATTATCTGAACAAACTAAAGATAAAAGATTTGATGAAAAAGTTCTAGCTAAAAAAGAAATTTCTAAATTAAATAAGGCACCTGAACAGCAAAAGTTAATACAGGAAGACTCTAGCGATAGTTTCCAGGCAACCACAATGGAAGATCTTCTTAGATCTGAAAAAAATTCTGACTATAAAAAAAATATTGAAGATTTTGATGATCAAAATGTTTTTAATCAAAAAAGTAGAACCGTTGATGAATTTGATTTTGATGAAGACGAATTCTTAGCAGCCTTAGAAGAAAATCAACCAATCGGGACAACAGGAGAAATTGCAAAAGGTTCAGTTATAGCAGTTGAAAGTGATGGTATTTATGTAGATATAGGTGGAAAAGCTCCTGGATTTATGCCGAAAAATGAATGCGGTCTAGGTGTAATTACAAATTTAAAAGAGCGCTTCCCAAAAGGATTAACAGTCGAAGTTCTTGTCACCAGAGAACAAAATGCAGATGGGATGGTAACAATCAGTTGTAGGGCATTAGAACTAAGAAAAAGTTGGAACAAAGTTCAAAATCTTGCAAAAGAAGGAAAAGTTATTCGAGTTAAGGTAAATGGCTTTAACCGTGGTGGTGTTACTTGCGACTTCGAAGGTTTAAGAGGTTTTATTCCTAGATCTCAACTTGAAGATGGAGAGAATCATCAATCTCTTGTTTCAAAGACAATTAATACTGCTTTTTTAGAGGTAAATCCAGAAAGAAGAAAACTTGTACTATCCGAAAAGAAAGCTGCAATTGCTTCAAGATTTTCCGAATTAGAGATTGGACAATTAATCGAGGGTGAAATCTTAACCATAAAACCTTATGGTTTTTTTGTTGATTTGAAGGGCGTCAGTGGTTTGTTGCATCATTCAATGGTAACCAATGGAAGCATGAGAAGCCTTAGAGAAGTTTTTCAAACAGGCGAATCCATCAAGGCTTTAGTAACTGATTTAGATCCTTCCCGGGGACGAATCGGATTAAATACAGCTCTTCTAGAGGGGCCTCCAGGAGAACTTATTACCGATAAAGCAAAAGTTATGGAAGAGGCAAATGAGAGAGCAATTAAAGCAAGAAATAGTTTGAATAAAGAAAAAGTTGATCCTCATAAGGAAGAGAAAGACATCAACTTATCCTCATAA
- a CDS encoding creatininase family protein, producing MTWPEASKAASEKGSTLVWPFGACEQHGPHLPLITDTFFAENILIKTLQALPENLPIWMMPSQSIGFSPEHQAFPGTLSLSADVLLSMVTDVGQQIASMGFNRLVFFNAHGGQIGLLQAVSRQLRIQCPSLAVLPCFLWSGVPGLDQLLPEKEVEEGLHAALAETSLMLHMAGDLVRNDSYLQKKDVDQEKVNIPKGWSLEGASPCAWLTEDLSSSGIIGDASSSNSALGAALENALIDHWKSLFASLLDSDWPPVMS from the coding sequence TTGACCTGGCCTGAGGCTTCTAAAGCCGCTTCAGAGAAGGGGTCTACATTGGTTTGGCCCTTTGGTGCATGTGAACAACATGGACCTCATTTACCTTTAATTACTGATACTTTTTTTGCTGAAAATATTTTAATCAAGACTCTTCAAGCGTTGCCTGAAAATTTGCCGATATGGATGATGCCATCTCAATCCATTGGTTTTTCTCCTGAGCATCAAGCTTTTCCAGGAACTTTGTCCTTATCAGCTGATGTTTTGCTTTCAATGGTTACTGATGTTGGCCAGCAAATAGCTTCTATGGGGTTCAATAGATTAGTTTTTTTTAACGCTCATGGCGGGCAAATTGGTCTGCTACAAGCGGTTTCAAGACAATTGAGAATTCAATGCCCTTCACTAGCTGTATTGCCTTGTTTCCTTTGGAGTGGTGTCCCAGGATTAGATCAACTTCTACCGGAAAAGGAGGTAGAAGAAGGTCTTCATGCGGCACTAGCGGAAACAAGTCTTATGTTGCATATGGCTGGAGATTTGGTACGAAATGATTCTTACTTACAGAAAAAGGATGTAGATCAAGAAAAAGTTAATATTCCAAAGGGTTGGAGCCTAGAGGGCGCCTCTCCATGTGCATGGCTTACTGAAGATTTGAGCTCTTCTGGAATTATTGGCGATGCAAGTTCTTCAAATTCTGCATTGGGTGCCGCTTTGGAAAATGCCCTAATAGATCATTGGAAGTCCCTATTCGCAAGCCTTTTGGACAGTGATTGGCCTCCAGTCATGTCTTGA
- a CDS encoding aldehyde oxygenase (deformylating), which produces MQAFASNNLTVEKEGLVSDSLPDFTSESYKDAYSRINAVVIEGEQEAYSNFLDLAKLIPEHADELVRLGKMEKKHMNGFCACGRNLAVKPDMPFAKTFFSKLHNNFIEAFNAGNTTTCLLIQCILIESFAISAYHVYIRVADPFAKRITEGVVQDEYLHLNYGQEWLKANLESVKKDLMKANKENLPLIKSMLDEVSNDAEVLHMDKEELMEEFMIAYQDSLLEIGLDNREIARMALAAVI; this is translated from the coding sequence ATGCAAGCTTTTGCATCCAACAATTTAACCGTAGAAAAAGAAGGGTTGGTTTCTGACTCTCTTCCTGATTTCACCTCTGAATCTTACAAAGATGCATATAGCAGAATTAATGCAGTTGTAATCGAAGGTGAGCAAGAAGCTTATTCAAATTTTCTTGATCTCGCCAAGTTGATTCCTGAACACGCTGATGAGCTGGTTAGGCTTGGAAAGATGGAAAAAAAACATATGAATGGGTTTTGTGCGTGCGGAAGAAATCTTGCCGTAAAACCTGATATGCCTTTTGCAAAAACCTTCTTCTCAAAACTCCACAATAATTTTATAGAGGCTTTTAATGCTGGCAATACAACTACTTGCCTTCTAATTCAATGTATTTTGATTGAATCTTTCGCAATATCTGCTTATCACGTTTACATACGTGTAGCTGATCCTTTTGCAAAAAGAATTACAGAAGGTGTTGTTCAAGATGAATATTTACATTTGAATTATGGTCAAGAATGGCTTAAGGCAAATCTTGAATCAGTCAAAAAAGATCTAATGAAGGCTAATAAAGAAAATTTGCCTTTAATAAAATCAATGCTTGATGAAGTATCAAATGACGCGGAAGTTCTTCATATGGATAAGGAAGAGTTGATGGAAGAATTTATGATTGCGTATCAAGATTCCCTTTTAGAAATAGGTTTAGATAATAGAGAAATCGCAAGAATGGCTCTTGCTGCAGTGATTTAA
- a CDS encoding long-chain acyl-[acyl-carrier-protein] reductase — protein MFGLIGHSTSFEDAKRKALGLGYDHIAEGDLDVWCTAPPQLVEHVKVVSAIGKTIEGAYIDSCFVPEMLGRFKTARRKVLNAMELAQKKGINITALGGFTSIIFENFNLLQNQQVRNTTLDWQRFTTGNTHTAWVICRQLEQNAPRIGIDLSKSKVAVVGATGDIGSAVCRWLTNRTGVSELLLVARQQKPLVELQSQLGGGEILTLDQALPEADIVIWVASMPKTLEIDPSKIKRPCLMIDGGYPKNLGEKFSGPGIHVLKGGIVQFFKDIGWSMMELAEMENPKREMFACFAEAMLLEFENCHTNFSWGRNNITLEKMDFIGQASEKHGFSAVGLKSNIQTLTV, from the coding sequence ATGTTTGGGCTAATTGGACATTCAACAAGTTTTGAAGATGCCAAGCGCAAGGCATTGGGCTTGGGGTATGACCATATTGCTGAAGGTGATTTGGACGTATGGTGTACTGCACCTCCTCAGTTGGTAGAACATGTAAAAGTCGTAAGTGCGATTGGAAAGACTATTGAGGGAGCATATATAGACTCATGTTTTGTCCCTGAGATGCTAGGTCGCTTCAAAACTGCAAGAAGAAAAGTTTTGAATGCAATGGAGTTGGCTCAAAAAAAAGGGATCAACATCACCGCTCTAGGTGGATTTACATCAATAATTTTTGAGAATTTTAATTTGCTTCAAAATCAACAAGTTAGAAATACTACTCTTGATTGGCAAAGATTTACTACTGGCAATACTCATACGGCTTGGGTGATTTGTAGACAGTTAGAGCAAAATGCACCTCGAATAGGAATTGATTTGAGTAAATCAAAAGTAGCTGTTGTTGGGGCTACTGGTGATATTGGTAGTGCTGTTTGTAGGTGGCTTACCAATAGAACGGGTGTTTCTGAACTTCTTTTAGTTGCTAGACAGCAAAAGCCTTTAGTTGAACTCCAGTCTCAACTTGGCGGGGGTGAAATTCTTACCTTGGATCAGGCTTTACCTGAAGCAGATATTGTGATTTGGGTTGCAAGCATGCCAAAAACCTTAGAAATTGACCCATCTAAAATTAAAAGACCCTGTTTAATGATTGATGGTGGATATCCTAAAAATTTAGGAGAGAAGTTTTCAGGACCTGGTATTCATGTATTAAAGGGTGGAATAGTTCAATTTTTCAAAGATATTGGTTGGAGCATGATGGAGCTCGCTGAGATGGAAAATCCTAAAAGAGAAATGTTTGCGTGTTTCGCTGAGGCAATGCTTCTTGAGTTCGAGAATTGTCATACCAATTTCAGTTGGGGGAGGAATAATATTACTTTGGAGAAGATGGATTTCATTGGCCAAGCTTCTGAAAAGCATGGATTTTCTGCTGTTGGTTTGAAATCAAATATTCAGACATTAACTGTCTGA
- a CDS encoding acetyl-CoA carboxylase carboxyltransferase subunit alpha — MARRFLLEFEKPLVELENQIDQIRELARDSEVDVSQQLLQLETLAARRREEIFNALTPAQKIQVARHPQRPSTLDYIQMFCDDWVELHGDRNGTDDQALIGGLARIGQKSVLLIGQQKGRDTKENVARNFGMAKPGGYRKALRLMDHADRFSLPIISFIDTPGAYAGLIAEEQGQGEAIAVNLREMFRLKVPIIATVIGEGGSGGALGIGVADRLLMFEHSVYTVASPEACASILWRDAGKAPEAASSLKITGPDLMKLGIVDEVLKEPSGGNNWAPLQAGETLKNALEKHLSELLALSPNELRDNRYSKFRKMGKYLESQSIESEISV, encoded by the coding sequence ATGGCTAGACGTTTTCTTCTCGAATTTGAAAAACCTCTTGTTGAGTTAGAGAATCAGATTGATCAAATCAGAGAATTAGCAAGAGATTCAGAGGTTGATGTAAGTCAGCAACTTCTTCAATTAGAGACACTTGCAGCAAGAAGGCGAGAAGAAATATTTAATGCACTCACACCAGCTCAAAAGATTCAAGTAGCTAGACACCCTCAAAGACCTAGCACACTTGATTACATACAGATGTTTTGTGACGATTGGGTTGAGTTACACGGCGACAGGAACGGAACTGATGATCAAGCTCTCATAGGAGGGTTAGCGAGAATAGGTCAAAAATCTGTCCTTTTAATTGGACAACAAAAAGGTAGAGATACAAAAGAGAATGTTGCTAGAAACTTTGGCATGGCAAAGCCAGGAGGGTATAGAAAGGCTTTGAGGTTAATGGATCATGCTGATCGCTTTAGTTTACCAATAATCTCTTTTATAGATACTCCTGGAGCTTATGCGGGCCTCATAGCAGAAGAACAAGGCCAGGGAGAGGCAATTGCGGTGAATTTGCGTGAAATGTTTAGGCTTAAAGTTCCCATAATTGCAACTGTAATTGGCGAAGGTGGTTCTGGAGGTGCTTTGGGGATAGGTGTCGCAGACAGGTTGCTAATGTTTGAACATAGTGTTTACACAGTCGCAAGCCCTGAAGCGTGCGCTTCGATTTTATGGAGGGATGCTGGCAAGGCTCCAGAAGCAGCATCATCATTAAAAATTACTGGACCTGACCTTATGAAATTAGGAATTGTTGACGAGGTTTTAAAAGAGCCTTCTGGGGGGAATAATTGGGCCCCGCTTCAGGCTGGAGAAACTTTAAAAAATGCTCTTGAGAAGCATTTATCCGAATTATTGGCTTTATCACCTAATGAATTGAGAGATAATAGATATTCCAAATTTAGAAAAATGGGAAAGTATTTGGAATCTCAGTCTATCGAAAGCGAAATTTCAGTTTAA